TCACGATTGAATCTGAAAACTGGGAGTTCCCCGTGTTCGAGTGGTAAGATGAGTTTGGAGCATAGGAAATATTATAAGAGGGATTTGGGGAAGAAGATGAAGCAGCAGCAAAGCCAGGAGTACTGTTGAAGCCTTCCACCATGTCTTCCTTGGTCTCGTACTCCATTGGATCGGAGAAGCAGGTCATGTGAGTCGTGTCACCAAGATCGGTTCTTGTTCTGCTGTTGTACGGAGATGAATCCGTCAATGGAGGCAACAGTGAAGGAGGCGGTCCCTTTGCGTAGGAGCCCATCCTCGCCAACCCTGAAATGTGGGTTTTCTTCCCAGCTGAGATTTTCTTAAAAACTCTGCATATAACCCACTCGTTCTGGAAGagaaaacaaagataaaacCATCAAGAACGCAACATAAAAGAGAATCAgaagaaatagagaaaaacagaggaaaataGAACAAGAAAATTTTACCTTAGCTGTTTTGGGGAGGTTGTATACAGAATATTTCCCCTCTAATCTGTATTCATGCATGACCCAATTGGTTCTTTCTCCTTTAGGAGCCCTCCCTTTGTAGAAAACAAGAGTTTTCTTCATTCCGACAAGTGCTTTCCTCCTGTATATCTCCTTGTCTTTGCCTGTCGCTTTCCAATACCCAGAATCGGTAGCCCTGTTCGTCCTTAAACCAGTTGGGTACTTTCTGTCCCTAACACAGAAGAAATACCATTCCTTCTCACCCATTTTAGCCCTCCCTTCATTTGAAAGAACAAAGCAACGAGTCAGAACAAATCTTCGGCATATAGCCGGCTAACATATATGTGCAAACGAAAGTTCAAATAGAAACAGAGGAAAACGGTGTAATACGATTTGGGAAACTCACATGGCAACTCCCAAGGCTCACACTTGTTCAAATCAACTTCGCCAATTGCTCTGGCTGAGAAGTTGGCGTTGAGAACCTTTTGGGATAGGTAGTGAGTTATAAGCTCTTCATCAGTCGGGTGAAATCGAAAACCTGCAGGCAATTCTATTTGCTCGTCTTCTTCTCTTAGACTGGAAACGTTTTCCATTCACCCAAATCCTAAAAGGAAAAACCCTTAGTTTTCAGCAATCAAACCTTGAAAACCTCCCAACAGAACCGAATCTCCCAAGGGTAGGCTAAGAACAAACCTATAGTCTCTGTATTAGTTCCCAGGAAATATGTATAATTCAGAGTACAACAGAGGGAATCGAGCTAACAAGGATTCGAAGGAAGATATGGTTTTAGACAAGAGAAGGGGAACTCCAGAGGTTCTACATAGAACATAAACGTCGGAAATTCAGAGATGAATAGAACGCAGAACAGGCTGTGAACTGAAATGTTCTGCAACTTGGAGATGGAAAGATGTTAAGAAAGAAATTTGTGACCTCAGGTCATGAAACTCCTTAAATACTGGTTTCTTGAGAGAGAAGCGTAATTTGCAAGGAAACTTGTTCgtaataaattattttgttcaatttgaCCGAGAACAACTCAACTCTGTAGCCTGCATGTAAAATCAGCAACTGCTTTTGGAATCGATCTAATTAAAGTAATTATCTCTAGCTGTAATTATGATGACTGGGCAATCATAATAAGAGGGACTTCAACATATGAAACAAGTATTAATAAACCATATTAGTtgaaaaataagtaatagaATAGTAAGATAAATACCAGTATTCATATGAAATTAGGAGGGGGTGAAAAAAAAGACTAGAGAACGTTAATGATGGAAATTGCTTTGTATGTTGGTGGTTGTCTGCTTGACCAAAATTTTGTATTCCGCAATAAAAGCATGTTTTTGGGCGAGGTGAAACCCCATGCATATTTTACTACATGCGAAGAAACTTAgagaaattaataataataataataataataataaggtcCGCATCATATCCATGAAAAAGTCATGCATCAGCTGTTCCCTCACAAAGAactgtattttttatattccgAGTGATTTGTTtttaccttcttttttttttttttggattggaAAGAGATTACAATTACGCGTTTTGCTATATTGTCATGCAGCGCTGAGGCATCCAGGAGTTAGGCTTGAGATTTGTGTAGGCATACACTAGCAGCCTAGCTCTATATATGCTTAATGAACCAAGCATAATGACGTTTTAGTTCATATTGGTGTTCTGCATACTATTCGCGGGTTGGTaacgatatatatatagttatatagttttGATGTATGGGAAGAAAAGTAGAcgtcacattaaaaaaataatatatatatattttttacgttaattttaaatttatctacgtttttcaaaagaaatatatgaaaacaGTATATTTTAAGACtacaaattaatatcataatttctaTATTGTTGAATCTAATCGATCTTGAATAGGACATCATGTACGATGGGAATGCATCAACTTTAATTTCAAGGATGAGCATTGGTCAATATGTTCAGTATAAATAATAAAGTTAGTTAGGTTAGCATCCTATCAAGTTTAATGTGTGGAAAAAAGGAtgcattcttttaatttttattgtaatcAAAGCTGCAGTTGTCAGTCATGATGAACTAATGATAGTCATTAATACTTTGAAGAAACTTATGAGAGCAACTTGAGCATAACGATAAAAAGATGGTTGGGTACATAGTTTAGATTCTAGAGCTGGCTAACAATATTAATCCCCTCCACATGGAATAAACTATGGCTGCTAACGTATCAACACTGTAcctaaaccaaaaaatattatgatcaTGATGGGGGCATTGTCATTGCAAAAACAGaataaaatgaacaaggattataAAAATTTAGGAATCCAGTAATGATCATTAGTTCAAAGGAATATTGGATCCTCAGGAAGTTTTCAATCATTCctcaacaaataaataaacatattagAGTGATCAAGTTCATCGGGGAGAAGTTTTTATCCATGGGAATCAGCTTAtacaattaataataattaaaaatgattgaaatgGTCATCTTTTGGTAGTGATTGGTATATTAGCTAGCTTTCTTAATTAAGTCCATAATGGTAATTAAAGGCAAATCCCTTCCCTTTAAGaaataatatacaaaattaTGGATATGCGTGGCAGTTTTAGCTTTTTTTCATGAATTTGAACCTTTTCCGGAACCCTAATGACCGATGGCTGAGGATCATTCACACGGAAAAGGATCAATACCACTCTGGCCGTCGGCGAATCCAAGAATAATTGGTCCACTTGGGGATTTCAGATTGGTAAGGTCGTGTTGACCCTTTTATCCTGAGCTGAACTGTCATCGTGGGCCTTGCTTCCTGTGCTCCGACATGAGGCCACGACTGGACATTGAACACTTGGCGGAAAATGGTTTGTGGAAAAGTATCACAAAGCAGAAGTTGGGATGGGGTTGGATTTGAGTTGCCATCAATGCATGCGACTTCAAATGAGTTTGAGATCATGTGTGCTGAAgctcaaatctctctctctctctctctctctctctctctctctctctctctctctctctctctctccttttttcttttcaatttatatCACACATTATATTCTTTCACTAGGAACCAAAATTGGGAGAGTCATCGTATATATGCTGATCTTGAGCCGATTGACcataagtggaaagaaaaaatcacTGAAATAGAAAATCACGCGAGAAATTATATGGTATTGGGGGAGCAAAGGTGGGGGCAAATTAACGAAGTGATTATCATATCCTTGGTCATCATGATCTGGCGAGAATAAATAAACATGTCCTTGGGCAGTACTAGGATCAATGTGCCAAATTAATAATGTCCCAACTGCAGGCTGCTAGCTAGAGCGAttaaaagaaagacaaaaaggGTTGGAAATAAAACCAACGAATATGCCGTGTGTCATGGAGCTGCACATGAAGTCAATGGAAATACGTGTAAGAGAGAAATGTCTGAACTGGataatattgtttattattgattacagcttatttcaaattattatatttattctcaAAGATCTCTTTTTACATATATGATGTTCGTCTAAGAATTATACAAAGAGAGGTAGGAGTTTCACCCAACTAATGCATCGTGATAAGAGGACCAATCTGCAGGGAGATCAGGTGTTAGATCCTGGTTGGTTTATTCTTTATACTTAAATGAGTTTTAATTTCATGTGAATAGCATGGTCGTACTTTTGAATTCGACTCAGCCGATCGAGCCCTCCCAGATTTATAGATCATGTTGCATTCAGAtcattgaatataatatttttaagacaTTTCCAGATGATAGCAGCTGTAATCTATTCttctagaaaaataatttttacaaattctttgcaatttttttataaaaaataaattatatttacaatcataaatTACGTACGCAAGTATCACAcgcttattttgaaaaaaattgagtaaatttGAGAGTAACGTGacaacattaattttttaattattgactttactttttttcaaaaataacgtgtgatatttaaataatctataactatatttaacattactcattattttattgataagcaACCAAGATAGATCTAAGTGATGGTATTTCCAAGTTACGTGAACATGGTGATGCATCTACTCTTATTAATAGGAAAATGTTATGTCTTCCATTAATctcatttactttttataatattacgtTGATGTGATTTGGTCCATACTTAGAGaacaattttgattttgatttttacgAAAAAACTCGACAAATTAATAATAGCAATGATACattatcaatataaaaaaatggtaTTGGTATGTAGTGTGCCACCCATTTTTGACCATATTCATTAGtacaaacttttatttttatttttataatattttattttttatattttttaatatttttaaaaaataaaaaatacactattatattaaaagtcacttatttaattattaaataaattttttttaaaaaaatatataaacgatTAAAATGAAGAGATAAACTTAAAGTACATATTAGCATTTTCCATAcgtttactattttattatttttcttatatattttcaataaaataatattgtaaggTGGACTTCAGACGTCCGCGGTGGGACTGGCGAGGGGTTTCTATCCTCCATTTTGTACCTCAGACtatccaataaaattatattttttgaaaattaaaaaaggggaggcaaaaaaattaaaaaagatgcaGTTGCCCATTAAATTGCTAAGTGGCCTGGGCCCGATggggccgtgggtctgaaaccTTCATATGAGTTGGGCTTTAACTTCTTTGACAACGATTAGGACACAGCAATAACGAACTTGTACAGCAAGCCGAGCCCAAGCCAtgtttattatgaaaaaaatgcaGCATTTATTCAAAGTGCTCTCTCTTTCTGTTTTACTCTTTGAAGAATTACGGTCAGAATGAAAAACATAGCgttgctgaaaaaaaaaaatcaaatagaaaaaaaatgagaaatatatatGGCTTGGAACATTTAAACAGAACTGCGTGTAATGATCCGAAAGAGAACGAACGACAGGAGTGCCAACCGTCCCCAACGGTCACCCATTTGGCAAAAATGCACCAGCCTGCGGGCTCTGAAAGAAGCCCATGCTTTTGTACTCGTCAACGGCTTCAACTCCAATCCCTCTGCTCTCAGAGAGATCATTTTCGCGGGTGCAGTAGCTATTTCAGGTACCATAGAATACGCGCACCAATTGTTCGCTCATATTACGGAACCAGACAACTTCATGTGGAACACCATGATTAGAGGTTCTGCTCAGAGCCCCGACCCTTTAAACGCGATTTCGATTTACAAAAGGATGGAGTATCGGCATGTAAAGCCCGATAACTTCACTTTCCCGTTTGTACTCAAAGCCTGCACTAGGCTCTCTTGGGTCAAGATGGGATTTGGGTTTCATGGGAAGGTGGTGAAGTATGGGTTCCAGTCAAATACGTTTATTAGAAATACCCTCATTTATTTTCATGCAAATTGTGGGGAGTTGAGTGTTGCGAGAGCGCTATTTGACGAATCGGCGAAAAGGGATGTTGTACCTTGGTCAGCCTTGACGGCTGGGTATGCCAGGCGTGGGGAGTTGGGTATTGCGAGGCAGCTCTTTGATGAAATGCCGGTTAGAGATTTGGTATCTTGGAATGTCATGATAACGGGATATGTGAAGCAAGGGGAGATGGAGAGCGCTAGGAAACTCTTTAACAAGGTTCCAAAGAGAGATGTGGTGACTTGGAATGCGATGATTGCGGGGTATGTGCTTTGCGGATTGAATGAACAGGCACTGGAGATGTTTGAGGAGATGGGAAGTGTGGGAGAGCGGCCAGATGAGGTGACCATGTTAAGTCTATTGTCCGCTTGTGCTGATTTGGGAAATTTAGATGCTGGGCAGAAGATACACTGCAGCCTTTTGGAAATTTTTTCTGGAGATTTGAGCATTTTACTTGGGAATGCACTTATAGATATGTACGCCAAGTGCGGGAATATTGAGAGAGCACTCGACGTGTTTAGAGGGATGAGAGACAGAGATGTATCTACTTGGAATTCAGTGATAGGAGGCTTGGCTTTCCATGGCCACGCCAAGGAATCAATTGATCTGTTTGTCAAGATGAGGAGGTTGAAAGTCAGACCAAATGAAATCACTTTCGTCGGTGTCTTGGTTGCTTGCAGTCATGCAGGAAAAGTTGAAGAGGGACGAGGATACTTCAATCTTATGAAGAATGAGTATAAAATCGAGCCAAACATTAGGCATTGTGGGTGCATGGTGGACTTGCTCGGGCGAGCAGGGCAACTAAAGGAAGCATTTGAGTTCATAGACTCGATGGAAATTGAGCCCAATGCCATTGTGTGGAGGACTCTGCTTGGGGCATGCAGAATACATGGAAATGTTGAATTGGCAAGGCGTGCAAATGAGCGGCTACTTGAAATGAGAAGGGACCAGAGTGGGGATTATGTACTTCTATCTAACATATATGCTTCAAGGGGCGAGTGGGATGGGGTTGAGAAGATGAGAAAGTTGATGGATGACAGTGGGGTGAGGAAGGAGCCTGGCTTT
The genomic region above belongs to Carya illinoinensis cultivar Pawnee chromosome 4, C.illinoinensisPawnee_v1, whole genome shotgun sequence and contains:
- the LOC122306265 gene encoding NAC domain-containing protein 100-like; this translates as MENVSSLREEDEQIELPAGFRFHPTDEELITHYLSQKVLNANFSARAIGEVDLNKCEPWELPWRAKMGEKEWYFFCVRDRKYPTGLRTNRATDSGYWKATGKDKEIYRRKALVGMKKTLVFYKGRAPKGERTNWVMHEYRLEGKYSVYNLPKTAKNEWVICRVFKKISAGKKTHISGLARMGSYAKGPPPSLLPPLTDSSPYNSRTRTDLGDTTHMTCFSDPMEYETKEDMVEGFNSTPGFAAASSSSPNPSYNISYAPNSSYHSNTGNSQFSDSIVMHDQSILRMLLENHAPMMKRNTKAEFFSPETGFSTDICSAVTDQEMLQRTFGDQENPSSSAGPGLWSYQV
- the LOC122306743 gene encoding pentatricopeptide repeat-containing protein At5g15300, whose amino-acid sequence is MIRKRTNDRSANRPQRSPIWQKCTSLRALKEAHAFVLVNGFNSNPSALREIIFAGAVAISGTIEYAHQLFAHITEPDNFMWNTMIRGSAQSPDPLNAISIYKRMEYRHVKPDNFTFPFVLKACTRLSWVKMGFGFHGKVVKYGFQSNTFIRNTLIYFHANCGELSVARALFDESAKRDVVPWSALTAGYARRGELGIARQLFDEMPVRDLVSWNVMITGYVKQGEMESARKLFNKVPKRDVVTWNAMIAGYVLCGLNEQALEMFEEMGSVGERPDEVTMLSLLSACADLGNLDAGQKIHCSLLEIFSGDLSILLGNALIDMYAKCGNIERALDVFRGMRDRDVSTWNSVIGGLAFHGHAKESIDLFVKMRRLKVRPNEITFVGVLVACSHAGKVEEGRGYFNLMKNEYKIEPNIRHCGCMVDLLGRAGQLKEAFEFIDSMEIEPNAIVWRTLLGACRIHGNVELARRANERLLEMRRDQSGDYVLLSNIYASRGEWDGVEKMRKLMDDSGVRKEPGFSLIEADDRALMQFLFDSKPQWKSRISNR